The Cytobacillus oceanisediminis genomic interval TAGGAGGAAATTATACATGCATTATCCTGAACCGATATCAAAGCTGATTGACAGCTTTATGAAATTGCCCGGAATCGGCCCAAAAACTGCTGCGCGTCTGGCGTTTTTTGTTTTGAGTATGAAAGAAGATACTGTGCTGGATTTTGCTAAGGCACTTGTCAATGCGAAAAGAAATTTATCTTACTGCTCTGTCTGCGGCCATATCACTGATCAGGACCCGTGTTATATTTGTGAGGATCAGAGACGCGACCGGTCAGTAATCTGTGTGGTCCAGGATCCGAAAGACGTTATTGCCATGGAAAAGATGAAGGAATATAACGGACTGTATCATGTCCTTCAAGGAGCGATTTCTCCGATGGATGGGATTGGCCCTGAAGATATCAATATTCCTGATTTATTGAAAAGGCTTCAGGATGAGACGGTCCAGGAGATTATTCTTGCCACCAATCCGAATATTGAAGGGGAAGCAACAGCCATGTACATCTCCCGCCTGATCAAGCCGTCCGGCATAAAGGCTACCCGGATCGCCCATGGCCTTCCGGTAGGCGGAGACCTGGAATACGCGGATGAAGTAACGCTCTCAAAAGCGTTAGAGGGAAGAAGAGAAGTTTAAGCACGGAGGCGGAATATATGTTTTTTCGCAGGAAAAAATGGCTTCGCAGCGAGTTTGATGAGAAACTTCTGGAGCAGCTGAACAGATTGAAAACAGATTGGAACAACCAGAAATCGCTGGTGGAAAAAAGCTTTGATCCATCCCCGGAGGCAATCAGCCAGGCCAAGCTGGCCGAAGCGAAATACTTTTTTCTATTCAGGGAAGCTAAAAAGAGAAATGTAAGAGTCAGAATGTAGTTTGTTCCCGTTAAGGAAAGAAAATCAATCATTACAAAATACTTGTCCTTCTCTAAGGTCTTTTTTGTACGCGCTAATCATAAATTAGTAGTACAAGTTTCCTGAGAGGAGGATTTTTCTTTTGGACCCTATTGCAGTAATCTCCATTTTAGGAGGGTTAATCTTATTGCTTCTATTTATAGGAGCCCCATTAAAACCAGTAAGGTTCATAGGGCAGGGAGCCATTAAACTGATCATAGGAGCCCTCTTTTTATTTTTCTTAAATGCATTTGGCAATCAGGTTGGCATACATGTTCCCATAAACCTTGCCACTTCGGCCATTTCCGGATTTCTAGGCATTCCTGGATTGTTTGCGCTTGTTGCCATACAGACATGGATTATGTAATTGGACAGCCGTTCGAAGCGGCTGTTTTTATTTATTAAATTTTTTTAGTGATTCTGTTGACATTTAATATTGCTGGTGATAATATATTAAAGGTCGTCACCACGACGCAATGAAAAAACATCTTAAAAAAGATGTTGACATTGAATCGTGAGAATGATATATTAATAAAGTCGCTTCTGAGCGGCGGATTGATCTTTGAAAACTGAACGAACAAAAACGTCAACGTTAATTCTTTAGTCTTTTTTGAAAAGACAACTTATGAGCTTAATCAACTCTTATATGGAGAGTTTGATCCTGGCTCAGGACGAACGCTGGCGGCGTGCCTAATACATGCAAGTCGAGCGGACTGATGGGAGCTTGCTCCCTGAAGTCAGCGGCGGACGGGTGAGTAACACGTGGGCAACCTGCCTGTAAGACTGGGATAACTCCGGGAAACCGGGGCTAATACCGGATAATTCTTTCCCTCACATGAGGGAAAGCTGAAAGATGGTTTCGGCTATCACTTACAGATGGGCCCGCGGCGCATTAGCTAGTTGGTGAGGTAACGGCTCACCAAGGCGACGATGCGTAGCCGACCTGAGAGGGTGATCGGCCACACTGGGACTGAGACACGGCCCAGACTCCTACGGGAGGCAGCAGTAGGGAATCTTCCGCAATGGACGAAAGTCTGACGGAGCAACGCCGCGTGAGTGATGAAGGTTTTCGGATCGTAAAACTCTGTTGTTAGGGAAGAACAAGTACCGGAGTAACTGCCGGTACCTTGACGGTACCTAACCAGAAAGCCACGGCTAACTACGTGCCAGCA includes:
- the recR gene encoding recombination mediator RecR, whose product is MHYPEPISKLIDSFMKLPGIGPKTAARLAFFVLSMKEDTVLDFAKALVNAKRNLSYCSVCGHITDQDPCYICEDQRRDRSVICVVQDPKDVIAMEKMKEYNGLYHVLQGAISPMDGIGPEDINIPDLLKRLQDETVQEIILATNPNIEGEATAMYISRLIKPSGIKATRIAHGLPVGGDLEYADEVTLSKALEGRREV
- a CDS encoding YaaL family protein, with product MFFRRKKWLRSEFDEKLLEQLNRLKTDWNNQKSLVEKSFDPSPEAISQAKLAEAKYFFLFREAKKRNVRVRM
- a CDS encoding pro-sigmaK processing inhibitor BofA family protein, with translation MDPIAVISILGGLILLLLFIGAPLKPVRFIGQGAIKLIIGALFLFFLNAFGNQVGIHVPINLATSAISGFLGIPGLFALVAIQTWIM